The Naumovozyma castellii chromosome 2, complete genome sequence GATTCTTTTTGGAACAGATCCTGTTTTaaaaagatttgaaaatggcCCCAAAGTTTATACCACGTCGCAAAATGAGTGGGAGCTTatgaaatggaattatTTTCCAGGAAAGGAAGCCTCACACCGATTAACCGTTGTTTATAGAGAAAAACAAGCTCTACTTATGTTTAACGAAACAAGGAAAGAGtctaaaaaaaaaactgaAAATATGTTTCGTAAGTCTCACAATTTGGGTGAAATGTTATCCGAAATGTTCACCATTGAATCGGTCAGCaaggaaatcaaaaatataatgaaaaccCTCCGAGGTATAAAGACACGAGATTTAGGCATCACAGCAACTTCAAGACAAAATATCTTAAAAAGAATCGAAGAACTGAGTGAAAATATCAAGGTtgtaaaaaatataatcgTCCCTCTAGAGCAACATTCGAAAAGCAAAGACTTCCTACTGGATGACATATTAGAATGTCAATCCCAGCAACAGCATTTGGAAGAAACAGTTACGCATGaacattaaagaaatttgaaaagttgaAGTTATACTCCAAGAGAGTAAACCGATAAACTGAAGCATTAGTAATAAAATTACATAAGAAGGAATAGAGTGCATTTTACGAAAGGAAAAGCACGAGACCAACTCTCATTTTGAAGAGAATGTAAGGAACAgggaatttcaatttctacTAGAGCATTTAATACATAAATTTTGTACTTATTTGTACTTATTCTGAtgtattcttcaaatttatgAGTCTGATATGGAAAACATGCGGTAGAAAGTGTGACGGGATATACTGAGTGATGTCTTCCCTAGGAACCTCGACTGGTGTTCTTTCCACACACACTGTCTTTATCCTTACTAATTTCTCTGTTGTGTGATTTAGGGGTTAAAAGGATGCAACGTTACAGCTATTCCAatttatttgttcttgGTTTCATCATATTAACCGAGAAACCATACTGTCTTGACTTGTTGATAACGCAGGCATAGGCTACTTACTATCTAGTTCCGTCGTCGATGTATATGTCAAAACTTACTTAATATTCTTTGTAAGAGATTATCAAAGCGATATGCCTTTAGGGAGCTGTAGTACTGACATACTATTATACGAACCGAGAAATCGGCTCcgaatttttttttcacatTCATATCATGACTTTCTCGaagtttttcaaagaattcTCTTTTGACATGATCTTGGTTGTATTTAGACTGTGTACACAGTTGGACACCTTTTGTAAACTCTTATCACTTTCCTACTTTTCAACTCTACCAGCAAGTCAGtataacaaaaaaaattaatattacTGTATAATGTCCACTTCGCAACTACATGATGGTCCAACATTTTTCAAGCCACTTGTTGATAAAATAGACCCACTTCAATTCAAGTTGAAGAACACTGATATTACCGCCACCGCGTTCCCTATTTATTCCACTTCTCAAGTTCCAGAGTCCTTGATCGAGTTCATGAGAAGTGAATTCAACagagaattggaaaatggtGACACTTATCCACAACTAGGTCCCATGACTAGGGATGACTTCGTCGATTATTGGTTCCACTCATTCTGTGTTGTCGCTTTA is a genomic window containing:
- the NCAS0B01560 gene encoding uncharacterized protein, which translates into the protein MEFLQLSFHNESLSDLQDLNFYQFANNIRHNINFPKIEVVFICYMINSELKTKINEILFGTDPVLKRFENGPKVYTTSQNEWELMKWNYFPGKEASHRLTVVYREKQALLMFNETRKESKKKTENMFRKSHNLGEMLSEMFTIESVSKEIKNIMKTLRGIKTRDLGITATSRQNILKRIEELSENIKVVKNIIVPLEQHSKSKDFLLDDILECQSQQQHLEETVTHEH